The following proteins come from a genomic window of Oncorhynchus clarkii lewisi isolate Uvic-CL-2024 chromosome 23, UVic_Ocla_1.0, whole genome shotgun sequence:
- the LOC139381286 gene encoding uncharacterized protein produces MWSEAPYEWCDAIAKPLEARRGQHELSGYNGAGYNGASYNGAGYNGASNNGASNNGASNNGAGYNGAGYNGASNNGAGYNGAGYNGASNNGAGYNGASYNGASYSGAGYNGASNNGAGYNGACYNGASNNGAGYNGAGYNGASNNGAGYNGASYNGASYNGAGYNGASNNGAGYNGACYNGASNNGAGYNGAGYNGAGSGTMELATMELVC; encoded by the exons atgtggtcggaggcgcCATATGAATGGTGTGACGCAATTGCAAAACCTCTGGAGGCACGCAGAGGCCAACATGAGCTCT CTGGCTACAACGGAGCTGGCTACAACGGAGCTAGTTACAACGGTGCTGGCTACAACGGAGCTAGTAACAACGGAGCTAGTAACAACGGAGCTAGTAACAACGGAGCTGGCTACAACGGTGCTGGCTACAACGGAGCCAGTAACAACGGCGCTGGCTACAACGGTGCTGGCTACAACGGAGCCAGTAACAACGGCGCTGGCTACAACGGTGCTAGTTACAACGGAGCTAGCTACAGCGGTGCTGGCTACAACGGAGCCAGTAACAACGGCGCTGGCTACAATGGAGCTTGCTACAACGGAGCCAGTAACAACGGCGCTGGCTACAACGGTGCTGGCTACAACGGAGCCAGTAACAACGGCGCTGGCTACAACGGTGCTAGTTACAACGGAGCTAGCTACAACGGTGCTGGCTACAACGGAGCCAGTAACAACGGCGCTGGCTACAATGGAGCTTGCTACAACGGAGCTAGTAACAACGGCGCTGGCTACAACGGAGCTGGCTACAATGGAGCTGGCTCGGGTACAATGGAGCTAGCTACAATGGAGCTGGTTTGCTGA